The window CCGAAAGGGGTGGCGACGTCCAGCGGGCCGGATTGCGGCTCGTCCGGCCGGTCGAACAGCATGGCGCCGCGCTCCAGCACCAGATCGCCGCCGCGGTCGACCAGGAACTTGTCGATGCGCACCCGCGTGCGCTCGCCGAGCAGGAGCCGCGTCGCCTCGCCGAGCCTGACGCCGAGCCGCGCCCCGGTGCCGGTGCCGAGCGTGTCGTCGATGAACACCTTGGCGCCGACGGCAAGCGTCCGCTTCTGGCCGCGCAGCACGCCGGTCGACGTGCCCGTGGCGGCCTCGACCGTGCCGGCCTCGATGATCTGCAGGTCGGCCTGGGCCGCCAGCGGTGAGATGCCCATCAGGCCGACGCCGATCAGGACGCTGCGACGATCGATGAGCATGCGCGATCCTCTGGTTTCCTCGCGCGGGGAAGATTCCCCGCGCGAGGCCGTCATGTGGTTCCTAGCACAGGTCGTGCGGCTTGCCGATGTGTCGTTACGCACAATCCGCACGCCGCCGACCCCGGACGGAAGAGATGGTCCGGCCGGTCAGTAGCAGACCCTCTTCTTGCGATAGTAGTAGCGGTAAGTATAGGGGTCGTAATACCGCACCCGGCGCCAGTAGCAATTGGAGTAGTAGCCGGCGGGCTGGGCGGTGACGCCGAGGTCGAGGCCATCCCGGCTCAGCGGGTTGGCGAGGCCGCCGGCGGCGGCGCCGCTCGCGGCCGCGGCCGAGACGGCCGCCGCGGCGCAGGCGGAGAGGACGAGGGTTCGCAGAGACATCGAGGACTCCATGTCACAGGGGTAGAGGACGTTCGTGCTGCCCGGATCCGTGGCGTGCCTGCGGTCAGTCGCAGACCCGCTCGCGGCGGTAGGAGTAGCGGTTGTAGTAGTCGTCGTAATACCGCACGCGCCTGTAGTAGCAGTGCTGATAGCTCGGCTGCTGGTAGTAGCGTGGCTGGTAGGACGGCTGATAGTCGTAGCCGCCGCTGTCGTAGCCGTAGCCGCCGGCCAGGGCCGGCGTGGGGGCGAAGGCGGCAGCCGAAAGCAGGGCGGCCGCGACGAGTGTGTAGGCTGTGGAACGGATCGACATGGCTATCTCCTTGCCATTCGCCGTCCTGCCGGTGGGCGGCAGGCCGGAAGACGCTTTTGAAGCATTGGTTGAGGCGCGTCGATGCTGCTGAGGCATGGTGTCTTCGTCAACGAAGCCGATCGACTTGGATCGGTTTGCGCAAGCACTCCCGGTCAGGAAACAGGATGCGCCTTGGTCTTGCGCGCAACTGTTTCACGAGGAACACCATTAAACTCGCCCGGATTGTGACCTTAGGGAATTCGCGTCGAGACGGCAAGCCCCGCATTGCCGGTCGGCATTAACCGGGATGGAACAGGTTGTGCTGCAGACAGGAGGACATCCAGAGTGTTGTCGTTCTGCGGCGGGGCCAGCCGATGACGTTTGCCGACCTCAAGCTGAAGGCGAAGCTGCCGCTTGCCCTCGTGGGGGTGACGCTGCTGGTCGGGCTGGCCGTGGGCGCCGCCGGCTATCTCGTCGCCTCCGCCTCGCTGGCGCGCGAGAGCGACGAGCGGCTGCGGGCGACCGCCGCGGCCACGGCGCGCCTGCTCTCGACCTATCTCGACGGCCTCAGGAGCGACCTCAACGTGCTGTCGGGCAACCCGACCGTGACGGTCGCGCTGGCCGATCTCGGCAACGCCTTCTATCTGGAATCGGCCTTCCCGACGAAATGGGCGCAGAAGCTCTATCTGGAGAAGAACCCCAACGCGGCCGGCGAGCGCGAGAAGCTGGACGATGCCGGTGACGGCTCGGTCTATTCCAGCATGCACAAGGCCTTCCATGGCTGGGTGCGCGACCTGATCGCCCAGCGCGGCTTCGACGATGTCTTCCTGATCGACCGGGACGGGGTGATCGTCTACTCCTTCCGCAAGCGCTCCGACTTTGCCACCAGCCTGAAGAGCGGCCCGCTGAAGGACAGCGGCCTGGCCCGCATCGCCCGCCAGGCGCTGGAGGCCGGCGGCAGCTCGGTCGTCTTCGCCGATTTCGCGCCCTATGCGCCGCTCGGCGCGCCGGCGGCCTTCGCGGCGCGCGCCATCCTCAAGGACGGCCAGCCGGCGGGCGTCCTCGCCGTCGCCATCCCCTCGGCCCGCATCGACGCCCTGGTCGGCGTCCGGGAGGGGCTGGGCGCGACCGGCGAATCCGTGCTCGTCGGCGCCGACGGCCTGCTGCGCTCGAAGTCCAGCCTCATGCCGGAGAGCGGCATCCTGAAGACCCGGATCGACGAGCCGCTGATCGCCGCGGGCTTTGCGCAGGCGGGGGCGAGCGGCACGCTCGAGCGCTACCGCGGCACGGCGATGCACGCGGCCACCGCGCCGGTCGACGTGCTCGGCACCCGGATGCTGGTGGTCACGGCCCAGGCCACCGGCGAGACGCTGGCGGCCGTGGCCGCGCTGCGCGACAGCACCATCGCCATCGTCGGCGGCCTCATGGTGCTCGCCGCCCTCCTCGGCCTCGCCTTCGCCCGCTCGGTGACGCGGCCGATCTCGCGCATCGTCACCGAGATGCAGGCGCTTTCGACCGGCAGGCTCGACATCGCCCTGTCGGGCGCCGCGCGGCGCGACGAGATCGGCGACATGAGCCGGGCGGTGGCCGTGTTCCGCGACGCCATGGCGGCGCGGCAGGAGCTGGAAGGCAAGGAGCGGCAGGCCGAAGCCGGCCGGGCGGCGCGCCAGTCCACGGTGGACGGGCTGATCCGCCGCTTCGACGGCGCCGTCAGCGACGTGCTCGCGACCGTCAGCGGCACTGTCGAGCGCATGGCCGAGACCGCCGAGGGACTGTCCGACGTCGCCAGCCGGGCCGACAGCCAGGCGAGCGCCGCGGCCGAGGTCTCCGGCGAGACCACGCAGAATGTCCAGACGGTGGCCGCCGCGGCCCAGCAGCTCGCCGGATCGGTGCAGGAGATCGGCCGGCAGGTCGCCGGCGCCAATGCGGTCGTCGCCCGTGCCGCCGGCATGACCAAGTCCGCCAATGGGGAGATCCAGTCCCTGTCGGACCAGGCGCGCAAGGTGGGCGAGGTGGTGGCGCTGATCCAGGCGATCGCCGAGCAGACCAACCTGCTGGCGCTCAACGCCACGATCGAGGCGGCGCGGGCGGGCGAATCCGGCCGGGGATTCGCCGTGGTCGCCGGCGAGGTCAAGGGCCTTGCCGGCCAGACCGCCCGGGCGACCGACGAGATCCGCGGGCAGATCGGAGCGATGCAGCACTCGACCGCCGCGGCGGTCGAGGCGATCCGCGCCATCGTCGTCACCATGGACGAGGTGCGCGGCTTCACCGCCTCGATCGCGGCGGCGATGGAAGAGCAGGGCGCTGCCACGCTCGACATCTCGCGCGCCGTGCAGCATGCGGCAGCGGGCACCGGCGAGATGGCGCGGGGCGTCGGCGTGGTGACCGCGGCGATCGGCGAGACCAGCCAGGCGGCGGCGATGGTGCTCGACGCCTCGCGCGACCTGTCCGGGCAGGCCGCGACCCTGCGCACCGAGGTCTCCAGCTTCCTGCGCGAGGTCGCCGCCGCCTGACGTCGAGGCTTGCGGCCGGGATCGCCGGCGCGCCGCTCAGGCCGGACGGGGCCATCCGGCGGATCAGGGCGCCGTACGGGCGATGCAGGCCATCGCCGGCGCCAGCTCATCAGATGGTCGCACGGGCCCAGCTGGTCCAGTGCGAGCGCACGGAGCGGCGCGGCTCCGGGATCCCTTCCGTCAATGAAAAGGGCCGGAGCGGCGCCGCTCCGGCCCGGGAAGGTCGATTGCGCGGCGGCGTCAGTGCGCCGTCGTCATCTTCTTCTCGATCTCGCGCT is drawn from Labrys wisconsinensis and contains these coding sequences:
- a CDS encoding methyl-accepting chemotaxis protein → MTFADLKLKAKLPLALVGVTLLVGLAVGAAGYLVASASLARESDERLRATAAATARLLSTYLDGLRSDLNVLSGNPTVTVALADLGNAFYLESAFPTKWAQKLYLEKNPNAAGEREKLDDAGDGSVYSSMHKAFHGWVRDLIAQRGFDDVFLIDRDGVIVYSFRKRSDFATSLKSGPLKDSGLARIARQALEAGGSSVVFADFAPYAPLGAPAAFAARAILKDGQPAGVLAVAIPSARIDALVGVREGLGATGESVLVGADGLLRSKSSLMPESGILKTRIDEPLIAAGFAQAGASGTLERYRGTAMHAATAPVDVLGTRMLVVTAQATGETLAAVAALRDSTIAIVGGLMVLAALLGLAFARSVTRPISRIVTEMQALSTGRLDIALSGAARRDEIGDMSRAVAVFRDAMAARQELEGKERQAEAGRAARQSTVDGLIRRFDGAVSDVLATVSGTVERMAETAEGLSDVASRADSQASAAAEVSGETTQNVQTVAAAAQQLAGSVQEIGRQVAGANAVVARAAGMTKSANGEIQSLSDQARKVGEVVALIQAIAEQTNLLALNATIEAARAGESGRGFAVVAGEVKGLAGQTARATDEIRGQIGAMQHSTAAAVEAIRAIVVTMDEVRGFTASIAAAMEEQGAATLDISRAVQHAAAGTGEMARGVGVVTAAIGETSQAAAMVLDASRDLSGQAATLRTEVSSFLREVAAA
- a CDS encoding FecR family protein; translation: MLIDRRSVLIGVGLMGISPLAAQADLQIIEAGTVEAATGTSTGVLRGQKRTLAVGAKVFIDDTLGTGTGARLGVRLGEATRLLLGERTRVRIDKFLVDRGGDLVLERGAMLFDRPDEPQSGPLDVATPFGLIAARGTKFFAGPSEGSFGVFVEHGVVNVRTHAGAVELTAGLGTDIRSIKAAPSAPKPWSDLRIAQAQASVT